AAACAAAGAAAGTAATGTTATAGATAATACAGCTAGCAAACGTTACTGAGAGCACCGCTGCTAACTCACAACAGTTCAATCAGAGTTAAGCGCTGATACGGTTTTACGTTAACGTCGGACCAGAAACTGAACAATAGAGTCCCGCTGAATGGGAACAGCCCCGCTCCCAAACTTACCACAACAGCAGTCACCGGCTGTCCTGGGACGAAAGACATGGTGTCGCTCGGAAGTTTAAGCTTGGAAGCGTAGAGACTTTAAACGACTGTTGTCTTAAAAGTCGAAGAAAAACAGAGGTTTCAACGATGGGACAAGTTCCTAGATGACTACATGAGTCCAGCAGGCTGATCCCTGGATGGAAACCAACGGCTTCCCAGATGACGTCACCCGGCCTCCTGGCTTATCAGCGCTACGTGTTTAGCAGCACGGGGTAGCCAGGGAGGGCGGTGTTTAACAGCTGCCCGTCGCCCCACTGACTCTGTGAAGACATGCGTTACAAATCAAACTTTCCGAAGGATTGTTGGTCCTGTGAGAGGTCCGCCAAACGGCTGGGTGTTTTCCTTAAAAGGAGTCGGCAAATAGCGACCTCATGTGTGAACCTGCACAGACAGTCCAGCCAATCTACTTGAGGAATATTCTGAGGTACCACCGCAGCTGCAAAGGCTTGAGACCCTTCTTTAAGTTATGAGGGAAAAACAGTCGACCAGGTGCACTAGTAAGCTATGTAGCTGTTCTAATTTTGCAAAATAACTAGTTTTGATCATGTTCctaatattttgtttatttctataattatgaaaagggttttttttatcattcttaAATGATTAtgtattgggtttattttccTGTCAGCAATGGGGCTTCATAATAAGCCTATTTGTGCTTCTATTTAAGTAAAATGTGAGAGGCAATTCTGCATGAGTAGGACACTGTAGTGCACAGTGGGGGAAAGTAACTAAGGGCATTAACTGCATTTAAATGGAGTTGATGCAGCCTACTTGAGTCATTGTAGGCTACTTTGTATTTATACTTTACTTCAGAGCCAAAAAATGAAGTTTTGACTCCACTTCAGTTTTTAACATCTACAGCTACAAGTTATTGTAGTCAACAGTCAACAAAACATAAGATCAGTTTGTGAAATTTGCTGCATTAGCTTTAGTTAATAATGTAAAATCTGACTTTTACATTGCATGCAGTATTTCATGGAACGATCTAAATACCACCAAGGTGTACTCACTGTATATTCTTTGAGCACCTGATGCCATTTACTTCCACTAGGTGGTAGTCTATAATAAGACAGAACTGATGTGACTACCATACACCTTATAATCCTCATTGACCACTGCCATTGTCAAAACttaaaatatttgaatgttgtttttatctaGTCAAATATATAAGGAATAACTTAAGAATGTCTCAATCTATCTAATTATTGGAAACAATAAAGCATATAAACTGCTTATAAAAAACACTGAGGTCgttatgcagatgacatttttgttgGCACTTCGTGagaacatttacagtaaaatgagAAAAGTATGGGATAGGAAGGGACTGCAATGTCATACAGGTTCCTGGTCAAATCAAAATCCCAGGCCATCACAACACCACAGCATGCACCCCAACACTGAGTGAAGAGGATGTAACAAAAGCCCTACCATTCAAAGACCAGAGTGAGTAATGAAGgaaatgaggaagaagaggacaggGGACATGAGGAActgcacagagcagaaacagaagctATGCAAATCTAAATTATTGGTGAATAAACTGGGGCGTCCCTGATTTGTCATAGTCAAAATCGCATAAGTCCCCTGTTTTAAACTGCAGACAGATGGTAGAGTAATATTAAGTATGTGCCATGAAGCAAGGGATTGCAAACAGCTATAACTGGAAGCCAATATAGACTAAACAAGAAAGTTGATTTGTTAGCTCAGCCATGTCACGAAATTAGAAGCCTTCGACATATTATGTAATCATAGacataaatgtgaaatattattGAGCTCACATGCTTTATAATTCTTATCTCTAGCTGTTATGACTACAAAACAAAGTTCTGACCAAgccatttacagtaaaaatgaaatgatgtgtttGGGGAAATACGTAAAGGTGAATTGTACTCACCTGTATGCTTCTACCTTTGAAACAAGTTTGACCAATATCAGCGTCTGCTTCTTCCAGCTTCCCTAATCATAACGCTGATAGCAGATCAGCATCTGATGCTACAGGACAGTATGACTTGTGTATTCAAAGCAGCTAACAATTTCATTTCTGATTTACATATGCTGCATAATACTTCCTCCTACTGCCTTGTCATACTTTGTTACATGACCAAAGAGGCATAGAAAACATGTAACCTTTAAAATCCGAGCCAGGGAAGAAGCCTGCGTAGATTACTTCTTCTTGTGTAACAATGTTGATCTTCGTTATCTCTGGTGAATAAACGGACcaataaataaaagcatttacCAGGCGCTGGCACTAGTTACAGCCACACGAAGAGAGCAGATTACTCTGTTTTGCGCTATTAACAACTGAGGAACAACTGTAGCCGAGTCCTAAACAAAGCAAATTCTGCACCTTTGATTCAGTTGTGTAAAGGAAAGGGAGAAGTAGTTTGCACATTGTATATTGCAAGCTCCCAAAATGataaaggaatagttcgacatttGGGAAATGGAAAATGAGAATCTTCAGGCTGCTGGTGGGAGTCTGGGAAACAGGGTGAAACAGCTTGCTTGGGCTAGGGTTAAGGTTCggttcagggtcagggtcagggtttTTATGCTTCGGTTTTTGGATGGAATAAACAGCCGAGTAATCATGTGGTAATTATTGAATTTTACAGGTGCTCGTGGGCAGATTtgtttcctgtgctgttttccccatttccagtctttgtgttaggataagctaattggctgctggGTGGAGCCGCATATTtatcagaaagaaagcaaataaaggTCCTACAATGTCAATGGCGcagacaaacattcacacaaacacatatctTCAATGTCGAAACAGAACATTATTAAACTTTTTTAAGGTTACAATTTTCTTTGTATGCTGCTTTCGTCCTGCACCTGCACCCTCTCGGGGTTGGATGTTCATGTTCAGTTGAATGACTCTCCACCTTCTTTGTCTCGATTCAGTCATGTTCCAGTCATTCCACAATCCACTGATCAATCCATCTGTACGTTGTTTTCTATGGGAACAGTTGTGTATCAGTAGCCTGGGGCAAAAGGTGGAGGCTGGTGGTACTCCTGAGGTAACCCTCCACCAGTCGACCTCACATCACTTCTGCTGTTGGAAAACTGTGGACCGGTTTGCTCCCCTGCGATCTCCTGGTACTCATTGTCAGTGTTTCCACTCCTGTCAGTCGCCTCCACGTTAATCTCTGTGTACATAAGCTCCTGAGATGTGCTTCTCTTCTTTTGGAATTTCTTCTTGAGGTTCTTTAGGTTGCTGACGACTGACAGCTTGGCTTCCTGGTTCTTTGCAGACTGGATATTGGCCCCAGATGAGTTTTCAGAGGCTGTGGGCGTGGAGGGATTCTCAGGCGCAGAGACTGTTCTGATGCAAGTCTGGTTCTGCTTCAGTGGAGGAACCGAGGTCCGGGCAGGGACTTCAGGAGCCTGGTTAGACGGAGGGTTGTCGGCTGTGTATTTGTTTCTGGTCATTGGCAGAGGCTGGAGATCACGAACGTGAAACATACAGCATGGAGATTTGTTAGAAATTAAAACTAATCCTTAATGTTTAAACCACTGAAAACCTGCACCATACAAATCTTTGGTATATCTCGAAAGCATTAAGTCATCATGATTGAATAAGCAACACTTTAAggttaaatgtatttttaagagTCAAAAACATACAACTGTGTGGATGTGATTTGGAAACAGCCCCCGCAGCTGCCATTAGAGTTTGTTTTAAAGATTTCCCTTTAAGGTTTCCCCTGTCCTCCTAAAACCAGTGAAAAAAGTATCAACAGGGACACTAAAATCTCTCATGTGAAACAACCAAACCTCTTAAAAGCTTGGGAAAAAATGATGTGTTCATATGGGAGCCCATCACCAGCATCCTGTTTGTTACCAACAGGAAGCTGCttccaataaaaacattttaaagtcttGAGAATCCTTTTGGTCTCACAACATTTAAGAATCTAAGAATTTAAAGAATTAAAACAATCGGTTAACTGTTTTAGCACTAGACAATATCTAAAACAACTATGATCACCGTTACCGTGGCTGAAAGAGGGGAGGTGGCATGTGGGTATTCCTCTTCCAAACTAGGGTAGAGTCTGTTTGGCTGGCTGTTTGGAGACAGGATTGCAGAGTTCCTCAGGTTGTTTGGTCGATGAGGAAGGGCAGGTGGGATATCTTTCTGTGAAGTCGGTTGACTTTCGCTGGGAAGCTGGAAGTTGTTTGCCAGCAAACTGGCGTTACTGTGCGGATGTCTTTGGGGGAACAGCAGTTCTGCATAGTCGGTGTTGTCATTCGAGGTCTTACGTAGGatcagaaaaagagagagagagaaaaacagaacaatttgTGATTTGTTCTCTTTTTGCATGGTGCACAGGTGGCAAGCAAACACGCAAACATTGTGGTTTTGAATGGTGATCGTGACCCAGTTTTAACTCTAAAAGAACTCATTGTAATGCCTGAAAGCAAAAATGTAGTGTTGCTGAGTTCATTTCATATAAGCTGCAAACCACACATTAATGATGTATGGACCGACTGTAGGATTATAAAACATTTCCTCACCTGTCCACAAGCGACAGTCAGCACGTCACTGAAAGGCATGATGGGAGTTCTACGATGAAAGTCCACCAGGTCCTGCAGAAACCGGTGACGCCTGTTCTCCCCTACTATGATGTATTGGCCATCCTCCAGTGCATCAATCATGAAATGTCTGCAGCGGTCCTCAGCACTAAGGATCAAAGAGGATGCATTAAGAACAGAGTGAACAGAGCTGGACTTTGAGCTGTAggactgagtgtgtgagtgtaaacTGAGTGTAAAATAAAGCTTCTTTCAATCCTGCAAACATTCACCGGTGCGAGAGAGTGTAGCCAatcctgctctcgctgactctgATGAGGAAGTAGCCCGGAGGCTTGGACATCAGCAGTTCCTCCGCCGTCCTGCACAGATAATTAGCATGCAGTTTAATTaccacagacaaaaacacctgtCACACGCGCTCTTTAATCTGTAATTGATCTGACGAATGTACGGAGTTGCACTGCATGTGAGCACGTAACAAAATGTTCTTATCATGCATGAGCTTAGTTAAATAGAGAGGCCCGATGAATGCTGTGCATTATAGTGTTGTAAGTAAACTGGATAAAGTACAACATTCCTAGTAATAATCCACACATATCATCCATTATACAAGGTATTGAATGTGTACACTGGCTGTGGAGGAAGCATTCACTCATTATAAGAAGGAATTAGGAACTAGAAAATAGTACACTGGCACAGTCCACCACTCAAGAGACTACTTCACTGACAATGTGATTAATGTGTATAATacgtatatgtgtgtatattctgtgtttgttgaagtaaaCCTGCAGTGATCTAGTTTTGCTTGTTGGAGGATATCACTGTTAAGATTTTGTGGTTTAATGTTTTACCATCAATTAAAAGAGAGAGCTTCCTGAAAGATTTTTATTACTTCctgaatatttgacattttggtgaTTCAGAATTTGCcccatttagattttttttagacttttgtatttttttactcATTATTCTTGTTGTGTGGCTGCATGTTATGAAAACAATGACTGCATGCTGGGACCCAACGCTGTGTACAATTTATAAAACATGGCTCTCCACATTCCTCCCTGTCTGACTCCACTGCTTCAGATGGCGGACGGTGATAGGCCTTGTGAACTTACTTCCTGGAAATGATCCCATGAAACCATTCTGGGACTACACCGTTCCTGATCACAGACCGGAGCTGGGACTCTGTGAACCAGACGAAAGCATTGTGCTGTCCTTGCAACGTGTGACTCCACTCCATCATCCTGGGAAGCAGCTCATTTAATCCTCTGTTGTGTCTGATGGGAAATTCACTGAGCAGAGAGGTTTCGTTGTAATGTCATACAGCTCACTGAGTCCATACATAAGGAACTACATaaagtacatactgtacagacacCACAGACCACATACAGACATATGAGCTGTCAGCAAACAGATGTTCTGGATAACTAGCAGACTATACGCTCAAATGCCCTGGATTTAATGTCTCACAACAATACTGCATCATTCTGCTTCTTGATCCCTGTCCATGTTTAATGTTCCTCTTTTAATGATCATGTCAGTAAATGTGCTGTCAGGTGAGGTCGAtggtgtgatgtgatgtcagcacTGCTCCTCAGTTTTACATTAACAGAAACTACATAATAcattaaataaagacattttacagTACAAAAAGTAGCCTAGACAGGATAGTCTACCACTCAAATAGTTAAAAATGTTTCTGGTGTTGTCAGTAAAACTCACTCATAGTGCCTCAGAGATTTTCAAAATGCAACTCACAGCTCAGGTTACTCACCTTGTCCGGCAGCTCGGTGATAAAATGACACAGCAGAGCCCGCTCACCTGACAACACCTGCGTGGGGGCGGAGACAAAGCTCACATCCttgtgagcagctgtttgtcagtcatGCGCATTTAGAAAGAGCATTAGCTAAGGTAATCATAcaagacaaaatattttcacataaaCTGCAGGAAACAAATGACAGTATATCTGCATTCTGTAGGAATGCAGCCGAGATAAGTGTACCATGAAGCCACAGGTGAGAGGCTTCTGTCCTGACCTCTTCAGCTGTtgttacattttattatttattaaacctttattttaccaggaaaattggcccattgagattaaaaatctcttttccaaggGCGTCCTGGCCCTGCTCAGTTATCATTTCATTCAGGTAATTTCATTGATGTTTACCAGCTGTCCAGCTTTATTCCAGGTATGTATTATTCTATAAAGAGAAATGAGATTATCTCAACCTCTGTGCAGCAAATACACTTTTTATTGTCAAAAACATACATATGGACACATGTACAATTGAAATCTAACAGCCCTCTAACAAATAATCTGCTGTTCTGGCCCGAGAGGAACCcctcacagacaggaagtatCTTGACAATAAACGTCATGGTCTTGGGTGTAATTATTGTTGGTGACATATTAACTATTTAATCCAGTGGCTCAGTGAAAATGCCTGGAGAGCCCCAATAGGGAAAGTAAAGAACCAGTGTGGGAAGTTCCCCTCCCATATGCTGATTATCTAAATaagaaaaacctgaataaaGGTCAAAGTCTTACTGCCTCGATGGTGCACGAAGCAGAAGTGATGAGCTccactgcaaatgtttttgtgatgtcCTTCTTTACCActtgcccacacacacactccaccacctccccaTCACATGACTGTATTTTCAACTAGTGCAGTTTCACGAGTCACCTTTTGCTCAAGTTCCATCCCCTCAGGCAAACAattctcttttctgttctttcaagCAGCTTTGAAGCTTTCACTTCACTTGTTGATCAAACTTAGTGggacagacaacacaaaggCATGAGGGACAGTAGAAATACTGTAGGTGGCCTAAAATTTTCATTCTCTCATGTTAAGAAGTAgagaatcacacacactgattcgTGGGAAACGTTTTCCTACATCACAGTATCAGTTGCTGGTGAGAGCTGCACCAGAGCATCCCCACCGTCGGAGCTCTGGGTCGTGCTGGTAGTACAGCTCTAGAAGGCAGATACACTCAACTGCAGGCACAGGAAATCCTGGAAAATGGGCGTATTGACATTGTGCTGAAGCTGGTTGGTTGGCTGTAGTCACGTGACTggaacaggaagcagctcagAACACACATTTACTCCAGCTGTAAGGTTGGAGAGGCAGTGTGTGAGGAGAATATGTAAAGTTAGAGAATCATCTTATCAGCATGTCCACTGCTCCAGAATCACTTACTTCTCTCAGGTACAGAGATGCGGCTGTTAGCCCAGCATTCCTGGCAGCGCTTGATCACCTTTACACCGTTTTTGagccaaacactgcacattcaCCTGTTACAGACCAGAAATAAGGAGAGTAGTAGAGCACAGACTAGCAGATGCGTTTgtaacacatgaaacacataaaATGAAGTATAAATCTAAAAAACACATAAGCAAATTTAATCAGTAATTTAAAGAGCTTTTGGTTTAAAGTGACCCTGAAGTGTTCTTATATTGGACAGGTTTTTAATGACTTCTCAACTCTATATTTAAGTATATAATCCTAATTTAAGGAATACAGCACACCTAGCATAGTGGCACAGATGGGTGTGTATTGTATGTTAATTAACAAGTGCATTATACTTTTCTAGCTGCAGTATGTCTTTATGGTAAattgaaagcaaaataaaacaggccAAAATCCAACTGAAGGAAAATAACTTTCTAGgtaaaaatgagtaaaaatatTGTAATAAATTAGTCCACATTATTAATAGaatttcactgttttgattcacATTCGGTTTTTAGATTCACCGCCCGaatgtgtgggttttttttgtgttcattttatgtACTCAACTGCTTATTTTAGAAAGACAGGTTTGGTCCTGCTGATATTATGGTTTGttgagaaaaaatatatataatccTTTAGGAaattaaatatgatttttttcacCTTCATATAAAATGGGTTTTGGATTAAAAGTGCCACAAGTTCAAGAGTCTCCAGTTGATTACATTTCCTGATTACATGTCACATTCAAATAtcgaacagaaaacacattttaacagaacCTTCCTAAAATTGTTAAACATATTCAATAGTTCACAAGAATCTCCAAAAATAAAAACGTACTAATATAAAAAGCTGATAACATATTTTTTaagaatttcatttttaataaatcatCAAAAGTACACATATCTACAAAAGGTGTAGATCAATAAGATTTATGAAGTACAATCATTGTAGATCTTATTTACAAttgctgaattatttatttcCCATGATATCAGCGACAAATTCCAAATTTAGTAAGGGATTGCTGAAGATATGTTAACACAGAACTGGCAAATTTACGACTGGCTAGAATCACAAATAAGTTCAATCAAAAGAAGAACAGAGttcattttacagaccaaattTGAGCCAAAGTCAAGTCTAAAAACCTGCATTATTATCAAGACAGGAACTGGTTTAATCTGTGAGCCAGTTAACAAGATGATTTACATCCACAGGTTAACATCTACGCAGTAACATATGCAATTTAATGACCCTTCAGCGTAGCAAGAAATGATCTGCTCTCCCTGTGAAACATTGGAGATAAATTTCATCAGCTTTCAGTTAATTTCCTATTCTTACATCTGAACAGCtcaacagagcaaaaacaacagaatttggagtgacagcagagaaTAAAACAGCAAGGATCCTTTGCACATTTCTAATCTCAAATAAAGCTTGTCAAGTCAAATGTGCAAAGCTTTTTGAGGTTTGCTACGCACCCTGAATGCATAGTTCAGATGGCCATGATACGGGGCCAAAACGAGACGTGGGGATATCTGgagaggaggtagaggaggggaagaagagaCTAGGTGGGGGTGGGTGCATCTGGGGTTCCCAAAAGCATCAACGGGGATGCAAATGCATAAAAGGCTAGAAAAAGTGACATATCAATTAAAGGGAATGTTGGGAATGAGAATGAAAAACATCTCTAAATCATAGGcattctgtatattttcattatatGCCTAAAAAGATGAGGTTTCAGTGCTCAGATGTCTTTAGGAAGCCCAGACAGGGTACATGGAAAACGTGCATGAATATTCTTTGCTTTCAGTTAAGACTCGCAACAAACATAGTCAATGAATGTTAtaaattttttttcttttcttttttttttttacagaaagaacagaagaaaagtgCATTATCAATAAGAACATTAAAGGGCACTTTGTCATTTTGGTgctatgtttttgtttcactcCATAAATACTGCTACAGCACAGCCCCTATCCAAGGCCCAGAAAAACAGTTGTGTGCATGTTCCCCCATTGGAACCGACAACTGGAAGAagtatgaatgaataaaacaatgatTTCATCATCGCTGTGATTCCTTCTGTGCCGCTGATGTGTAACTGTATCGCCACCAGGTGTCAGAGTCAGGTATTGCTAGTCCACCGGTTGAAGTGCATCATATAACTGCCTACCTCACACAAATCACATCTTTCTCATCCATAGAAACGGCAATGCCTAAAATGAGGTAAGCAACTACAAAAGGAATGTGTGCCCTTAAAACATGCATACTTTGTGGAGAACCCAGTCTTACTGCAACCATGTGAATACTTAAGATAGACAAAATCTGGGCCCCACTTACACATTACAAACTGTTCACAAGAGGAATGGAATGTTTCAGGCTAAGAAATCAACAGAAAGACACTTgaagaaaaggtgaaaagagGAACTGTAAACCTGAATGTTGATATAATGAGTAAAATGTGCTGGCTCTACTGTTTCGTATGTGGAATCGTAACCAGTGATAGATATTTACATGTTGTGTTTACCTTATGTGGATATATAAAAGTCTATATATAAGTCTAGGCCACCCAGTCAGGACACAAATGTAGCATAATCGTTCCAAAAAACAGTAATCTGCTGGGATTGTACTCAACTTGGAAACATAGGTCACATTATTCGACAGATGGGGGTATATTTGAAATTAGGATGCCCATTGGACCAGTAAACCTATTCTGGAAGCATAATTTGCTTTCAGCGAAAAAGGATTGAATAAATAAGATGCCAAGCGACACTGACAGCAGGTGACAGAAACCGGCTAGGCATCAATAGTAGTAAAGTTTTGATCGTTTCTTGAGGAAGTCtttaaaagtcaataaaaactAAGGAATCGAGGTGAAACAGTTGGTCAAACTAATGAGcgactgtaaaaaaaaaaaaaaaaaaaagaaaaaaagaaaatcagataTAGCATGTAACAGAGGCCACAGTAGTTTTCACAGGTGTCAAAGGAAGACCAAGGGAGCgttaaacttttgtttttcctaCAAGATAAGCATAGGATAATCAGAAAGAGGGAAGCAGACAAGTGAAGGAAGATAAAAGAGAGATCAGAGTGTGCTCTGTCCAGTTCTGTCCAGTGGGGGACACAGTTAAGGCGACGGTGGATGCCGACGCTCCCGTCTCCTTACAGGAGCGTACAGCGGAAGAAACTGCTCTTCTTGGGCTGTTCTGTAATCTTTACTCCTTGGCTGCTACCCTGTGGGTTGTTGCCCTCCTAAAATACACAGAGATGAGAATGAGAACAGCAAAACCACCAGCACatgacacaacacagacaatCACACACTCTATCCAACAGTTTCACAGCAATTAAGTTTCCACTCTTCTGTGTTCTTACCAACTTCTTGTCCATTTTTGCTTTGATGTCTCTGGCAAGGGTTAAGAAggcctgcagacaaacacaggtaaCAGGTAACAGATAAGGTAGTTGTTAATAGTTTTGGACAAGGATGATACTGTGGTTAGTTAACATTAGCAACCCCAGAAAAAAAGGACTTATTCTCATTTCTAATTGTGGTTTAAGACCATAAAACTAAAGGTGTTATAGTTTTACAGTATGCAGTACATACACAATTAGTCAAAAGAACATTACATCACTGAATGTTTAATTTAGCTCTGTTTTATAAGTAGGACCCCTGAGGAAGACTAAGTGGCAAAATTGATTCCTCCGGCCATTACTGTCACTGCCACTGCCACTGAGGCACAACCcctcacaataaaaaaagggTAGTGTCAAAGTTCACAACAACTGGGCTACCCCAAGCAGACTCGAGGAAGTTCCTGTGCTGGTCaagaaacagtcacacacataaCCCCCAGTGAAACTAAAGCTTGTCTTTCACACCTTGATTTTTGTGTGGactaaacaaatgagatataaagTGTTAATTAAGCTTTGAAGGTGCTGGTTGGTGAATTTTTTTTACCtctggacagaggcaggcttTCACCGCACTTTCAGTTgttatgcaaagctaagctgATGCAACACATAGATATGAGCTTGGTCTAAAGTAATGATACTTGCAACTACGAACAATTAAGAGTAGAAGAAGTGGCAACTTACATTCTCCACATTGATATTTGCCTTTGCACTGGTTTCCATGAATTTGATACCATACTCCAGTGCCAGCTGACAGCAGgaagagaacaaacagaatCAGTGTTAGTACTCAGGAATGATGAGCCAAGATAATAAGTATGTTGGCCAAGAAAGTGAAATTCTCATGCACTTTTCTAATCAAGATCTCAGAACATGCATCGTCAAGTTAtcaccttctctcctctgtctttggACACCTGTCGCTTGTCATTGACATCACATTTGTTCCCAAGGACCATCCTTTCCACATCTGCTGAAGCATGCTGTGAAAGGAAGGTTGGCAACATggacacacaggcaggaaattaatcagcaataACATCTGTGTAGAGTTGTGCATTCTCTTTAAACAACCCTGTATCCCAGAAATTCTGTTTGTATAAaactcatttgcatttattttaggTTGTGCTGACAAACTTAACGGCTGCCTGGATGTTCAGAGTCAGTTTTGTAAGACACCACATTATATGCACCATGCTGGAGTCGCAGGGGTGTGGCTGGGGTAGATAGTGACTGGATTGTGCATTACTAGACTGCctattttggtggaaaacaaattaaatacacTGTCAGTAAACATCTGTtcaatatcaacatttttgcaacttCCCACgtacattaattaacatttcttctttaagttaaaaaaaacataattcagtCGGCATTATGTTTCCTTCAAAGcacatttgctgttgctaattagttgtatataaacgTAATCTCTAGGAGACAGGGCTGCTATAGCTCTTTGTGGAAGATCAGTAccaaacatgtacatgtacat
This DNA window, taken from Chelmon rostratus isolate fCheRos1 chromosome 4, fCheRos1.pri, whole genome shotgun sequence, encodes the following:
- the hsh2d gene encoding hematopoietic SH2 domain-containing protein homolog, yielding MMEWSHTLQGQHNAFVWFTESQLRSVIRNGVVPEWFHGIISRKTAEELLMSKPPGYFLIRVSESRIGYTLSHRAEDRCRHFMIDALEDGQYIIVGENRRHRFLQDLVDFHRRTPIMPFSDVLTVACGQTSNDNTDYAELLFPQRHPHSNASLLANNFQLPSESQPTSQKDIPPALPHRPNNLRNSAILSPNSQPNRLYPSLEEEYPHATSPLSATPLPMTRNKYTADNPPSNQAPEVPARTSVPPLKQNQTCIRTVSAPENPSTPTASENSSGANIQSAKNQEAKLSVVSNLKNLKKKFQKKRSTSQELMYTEINVEATDRSGNTDNEYQEIAGEQTGPQFSNSRSDVRSTGGGLPQEYHQPPPFAPGY